Within Sphingobium sp. SCG-1, the genomic segment TAAAGCCGACACTATTCCTCGGCGTTCAAACTGCCCAATGAAATTCCAGTTCGCTGCCACCGCCGTGGAGCGTCATGAATACTCTCCGTGGCTGCAATTAGATTAATCGATATGTTTCGAAGGCGATGATGCCCCACTTCCACCTGACGCTGTGGCTACCCTCAGCATAGGGATCACCCGTGCCATCATCGATACTTCCAGAAAGTCCGTTCAAGAGTAGCGTATGGGAGGCACGAGAAATTGTCAGCCTTATGGACGGGTCTTTAGTTCCAGCTCCGACGCATATGTCGCCGTCACAACCTCCATGACCGCTTACCTCACAATTCATCTTTAACGGAAGGTCGGCAGCATGAGCCGATTCCAGCCCCAACACAGCATATGCCATGCCGCAGATAAGACGAGCATTATGCATGATGCCTCCAAAACGATTACGGTTGCCGCCCACTTATAAGCTACTTCACACCGCGCCTGAATGGCTGATTGTGGTCGCGTGCTGCCGGTCCACTTTGGTCCAAAGCCGGTCTGGTTTGGCACGGCGATGCAGGGTGGATTTCGGACCTCCGCTATTGGATTGCAAACCGCTATATCAGTCACCCGATATTCTTATGGAGGCAAGCGCGAAGATAATAACTGCAGCAGCAGTGATGCTCTCAGCATTATTCGCGATTCCGGCAAACGGCAGCGACACTGTGGGTCCGGGTCGGTTCTGCGGCTATTCGCCGATTATCGACCCGCACATCAGCGGCGGGCGTCGCATTGGCGATGCATGTCGCCACCGGAACCTTCGCGGTGGCGCAAGCAAAAAGCCACATCACAACTGCGATCGACGTGACCAAACGTAGTGTAGTTGCTGCTTAGTGTGAACCCGTATTCTTGTTCTCGCGGCGTCGACCGATCATTATGCCCCTTTCTAGGCGGACGCACAGCGCCGCATAGTAATCGGACAAGAATCCATCGTCATCGCCGTCATCGGCGATTCCCGCTTTGTACCGGATCGTCGCCGCGACGGTCGCGATTGCGTCCTCACGGCCTTTCCGAAGAACCTCTTCGAGAGTTTGAAGCTCGTAGATGCCGTAAAGGTTGAGCGCAGCTTCGCTGAAAATTCTGCTTGGCTGGTCACGCTCGCTCACGGTCAGGTCAGTCCCCAGCTTGCTACGCGCATCGTTCACCACCCATGTCCCCGCCAGCAAATCGCCAACGCGGAGCCGGTCCCGATTGAAGAGCGGAAAGAACAAGAAAATGCCGCTCCACGACAAAGCGAACAGCGTCAGGAACCCGTCCGCCGCGCTTTGCGACGCCTGCATGCCAAGGAACGATAGCGGCAGGAACACCTCGATCTCTCGTAAGGCGTTGCGGGCAATCACCGCCCCGCCTGTTAGCCGCGCGCCATCCCGCGCGACGACACGCAAGCCGAGCAGGCGTTTCCCAGGCGTCGCACCACGTCCGCTCATTTCGAACAGAATGAACCAGCCGTTGCGCAGGAAGAAGAAGCCGACCAGCCAGAGGATCGAGAAGATTTCGGCACGGGCACCTGCATAGCCCATCAAAGCCACGAAGATGGTGACGGCGATCAGCGTCAGCAGCAGGATCAACGCATCCAGCAGGAATGCCGTGGCGCGCGCGCCAGCGCTCCCAAGTTCGAGCCGCAGGTCCACGCCTTCGGGGGTTAGGAAGTTGCGGTGCAGGGAAGCTACGCTGGTGCTTCGCCTGCGGAAAGGCCATCGCATCACCATTATGCGCGACGCCGCGGCAAGTAGAAGTAGCCCAGCCAGCCCGCAAGTGCCGCTATGCCAATGCCATACCGCATGGCATCCGATTGGATCGTCTGGCGTCCGATTCCTTCGAGCAGGCCCGCAACCAAAAGCATGCAAACGACGCCTGCAACGGCAATTGCGGCGCTTCGGCCGGCGTCCACCGCCGCCTCTGTCCGCGCCGCGCGTCCGGGGAATGCAACCGCCATGCCGATGCGAATACCCGCTGCACCCGATAGCATGATCGCAAACAGTTCGGTGGACCCGTGGATCGCGAGCCAGCCTGCAAAGCCGAAGCCCAAACCCTTTTGCGCAAACACGGCGAGCATCGCCCCCAGCATCAAGCCATTATACACCAGCAGCAGCACCGTAGGCACCGCAAACGCGAAACCCAAAGCGAAGGCAAAGATCGCGATCTGGCTATTGTGCGTGAACAGATACACCGCGAACGTCGCCAGCATCCCGCTTTCCTGCTTGCCATAAATTGTAGCCCGCAGCGTCTCGACGCTGGCCGAAGGATCGCGGCCGCCCGCTATCGCGTTGGGAATGATGCTGTAGAACCAGGAGGAGTCACTGGCGACGAGCCAATAGCCCGCCACTGCTCCAGCCACGGTCAGCAGGAAGCACGCCACTGTCTCCCGCCAGAGAGCCTGCACCGCTATTGGCCAGCCACGAGCAAAAAACTGTCTGATCTGCCGAACCGCAGATGTCGGTACGCCGTAAATCTGGAAGTAGGCACGCGTACACAACTGCTCGAGATAAGTGACGAGCGCCCGGTCCAGCGAGGTTTCCCGCGCAACGGAAAGGGACGACAACGCAGACCGGTACAATAACGGTAGCGCCAAGATATCCTCGTCGGTCAATGACCGGACAGATCGCTTCTCCATCCGTGTCAGCAGAAGGTCTAGTCCCTCCCAGTCCGATTGGTGCGCCGCGCGAAAGCGGCTTGCGTTCACAAGCGGGCCGCTGTCGGTCTGGGTCACCTCCACGATCGCAGTCACAGGAGGTTCCTTCGCTTCAAATCGACATAGCCCTGCACGAGCCGGTCGGCGACGCGATCATGCTCGCTTTCGATCACATGCGCGCCGAGGTGACGCAGGCGCGTTAGCACCATCAATCGGTCGCGCAGCAGCGCTGCTGCTGTCACAGAGCGTGTGACATCATCGGATGTCTGCGGTGCGGCGCCCAGGATCGCTTCCAGTTCCTCGTCGCGCAGGACGACCACCAGCAACAGGTGTTTTTCCACCAGCCGAGCGGCGGCCCGCGCCATGAATTCGGCGGACGTGAGGTCGGTAAATTCGGTGAACAGCACGATCATTGATCGGCGCGTCAACCGAGCGGCAAGACTGCTCAGCGCGAAGCTGTAATTGGTCTCTTCGCTGCTATAGTCGATCCGCGCGGCCAGACGCTGCAGCTCGCTGAATGCGCCTGCGCTGGAGACAAGGCCGCTGGCAATGCGCGGCCGGGAATCAAAGGCGTGTAGCGACACGCGGTCGCAGAGTTTCAGGGCGACCCAAGCCGTCAGCAGCATGGCTGAAACCACGCGATCGAGCCGAGTCAGTCCCGCAATCGGTTCCGACATCTGCCGCCCGCAATCCACAGCGAAAACGATCTGATTATTGCGCTCAGTTCGATATTCCTTGGCGTGCAATTTAACGTGGCGCGCCGACTGCTTCCAGTCAATAGCGCGCCGGTCCATGCCAGATCGAAACTCAACTAGAGCATCAAAGTCCGTGCCGTCACCGCGAGCGACTTGCGTCATCAATCCCTGAAGGGCGTTCCGCTGAAATATCTGCGCACCGCGCTCATGCACCGGACGGACATCGGGCAGAATGGCGATGGCGGTGTCCAGCGATAGCTCGCGCTGCTTCCACGCCAGTCCCAGCGACCCACGCCACCGTAACCAGAGATGATCGACTCGTGCCGTACCGCGTCGCACAGCCTTCAACGGGACGATGGCTGCGCCTTTACCCTGCACAAGCTCCAGCCAGAGCAGATCGTCTTCCCCTTGCTCGATCAATGCGCCCGTCTGGAGCGCGAACTGCAAGCGTGCGGGAGCCGCCCCTGCTAATGCGACAATTAGCACGGCATCGACGGTTGCGCCGACGCTGGTATGGCGAGGGGCTTCCACATGCGCCGCGACTTGTCCCGGCTTTGCGCCGCGCATTCCGTCCACCAAGGTCAGCACCAACACGGCAACTGGCCATGCAAGCGCCGCATACCACCTGCCGGGGACGAGCATCGCAACCAGCAGCGTCACTGGCACACCGGCGGCGGCGGTCAGTATCGCGGTTCGAGTGGGATAGATCACCGCCCGATGCTCAGCCAAGTCGGCTCATCGTGGAGCCTCTATGGTTTCGATGATGGCCGTGACCACATCTTCGATCATGCGGCCGTCGATCTCTGCGGCGGGCGACAGGATTAGGCGATGGCGGAGCAATGCCGGGGCCAGCGCCTTCACATCATCGGGAATCACGAAATCGCGCCCGTCGAGCGCGGCACGCGCACGGGCGGCACCCGCCAGCATTGCGCCTGCGCGTGGCGAAGCGCCGCTTTGCAGATCGGCCACGACGCGCGTCGCGCGGATGAGCGCGGTGATGTAGTCGATCACCTCGTCGACCAGCGTCACGTTAGCAACCGCCGCCACGGCCTGCCCGATCCGCGTTGCATCGGCAACGGCCGTCACGCCCCAGCTTGCGGGGTCCATGGTGCGCCTATGTGAGCCGTGCGTCGCGATGATCCGGCGTTCTTCGGCAGCGTCGGGATATCCTACGGTCTGCTTGAAAAGGAATCGGTCGAGTTGCGCTTCGGGCAGTGGATAGACGCCCTGTTGCTCGATAGGATTCTGCGTTGCGACAACCATGAAACGATCGCCGAGGGACAGGCTTTCACCGTCGATAGTGACGGTGCGCTCCTGCATCGCCTCCAGCAAAGCCGCCTGCGTCTTGGGCGGTGTGCGGTTGATCTCGTCCGCCAGCAACAGCTCCGTAAAGATCGGGCCGCGGGTCAAAGTGAAGTTGCTCGTCTGGAAATTGAACAGATTGGCCCCGATGATATCTCCGGGCATCAGGTCAGGCGTGAACTGGATACGACCGAAATCGAGACCCACGGCGCGCGCGAAACTCTGCGCGAGCAAAGTCTTGGCAGTACCTGGTGGACCTTCCAGCAGGATGTGCCCGCCGCAGAACAGGGCGACGAGCATTAACTCTACGGTTGGTTCCTGCCCGACAACCGCGCGGCCCACTTCCTGCCTGATGCCGGACGCGAGCGCCCGGACGTCTTCTACGATCACCTGATTTTCTCCTTTTGCCACGCATGCAGCGCCCGCGCTGCGTCGAGCAGGCTTTGCCGGTCGTTGGCCGCTTTCGCCGCCCCTGCAAGATCGGTAAATTTGTGCGTACCCTTCGGCCCATCCAGATATGCGTCCAGAGCGCTATCGGGCAGCCGCGCCGGTGCGCCGAATGCAGTGGCGGCCCGCTCGCGGATCACGGCGGCATAGCGCCCGCCCATGCGCGCCTCTCGCCCCGCCTTGCGGATAAGCGCAGCGCTGTTGTCCACAAGAGCGGCCTTCCCGAAGGCGATAGCACGCTGGCGCGGACGGATCGGCCCAAAGCGCCCGAAAGCATGCACGCCTGCCAGCAGTAGCGCTGCGGTAATGGCCAGCGTCATAGCCAGAAAAGGCGGCTCGAAGAGTAGCTTCAGGGGGCTTTGCGAATGCCCGAAGCCATTCATGGATACGTCAAAAGCTATGCCGCTCGGCGGGTTGCTGTTCATCCAGTCGAGTAACGCGAGCGCCGACGCGGCGTTCATCACGTCTCTCATACCCATGTTGGACAGGATGTCGGGATCGGCAAGAACGTATAGCGGCCCGTCGCCCAATTGTGCGAGCACGGTGCCGCCCTGTCCATCGGTAATCAACGGATGCAATATCCGGGTCGTACCGTCTTCATTCTGGTTCGCCTCCATAGCCGTTATTACCTGAAGCGGTCGTGGCGATTTGAACCGGATTGTGGAAGGAATGGTAGATGTTATGAGAGGCACGCCCCTGCTACGGTGCCGCCGCATCGCAAAGCGATAGCCGGGCGACAGAACGCCGATCGGCTCGAACAACGGGATAAGGCCGGAGCGTCGAACCCAACCTGAATGGCCGGGGTCGGGTGCTGTTTGCCATTTGGGCAGTACGAAAAGCGTCGGTTTCGCTTCCCGACCATGCAACGCAGTGCTGATGTTCGTAGCGCCGCCTTCGGGCGTTATGACGAGCAGATCTTCGGTATTGAACAGATGCGGATCACGAACGATGCGCGAACTACGGCCGGTGGCATGTGCCAAAGTCACCAGCCCGCTATACCCGGTCGCGGCATCGGACAGGGCATGCGCGCCGCCGTGGCGGCCTGACCTTAGGTCCGGCGCATAGGCACCGAGCAACAATAGACCAATGAAAGTCAGAATGCCGAGCGCCAGCAAAAGCGCTACCGTACGCCCCCGGAACAGGCCATCGCCTGCGGTGTCTCCTGCGACATCGTTCATCCTGCCCAACTCCGTGGTTGGGCAAAGTTCGTGTACGCGGACCGGCAGAGTGCCCATTCATCGGCATTGACCGGACGCTCACCGAACAGGCTGCGTTCGACCACGGTGGCGATTTCTGCAAACAAGCGGCGGGGTGCAGACGGGATAGCCTCGATTGCAGCAAGCTCGCGGCTGGTAAGCGCAGGCCGCACGATCTGCGGGCGACGCCGAGCGAGATCCTCAACGCTCCTCATAAGCAGATGATGCACTGCGTCGGCGAAACGCCCCTGCGCCGCAAGAGCATCCGCCTCCTTCAGCCAAGCGCGCGCCGGAGCCGCTTTCGGACTCCATGTGTCGTCAGCGCCAATTTGTGCAGCGGTCGCGAATCGTCGCCGGGGCAGGCGAGGCAGTTGCCAGACGCCGTGCCGGACCCGATCGTAGATCGTCCAGAGCAGCAGTACGGCGGCGGCGGCAATTAGCGACCACAGAATGATCTTCGCATAGGGCGCGTCCGGCATGAAGCTGCTGATCCACCAGAAGAACCGGCCGACCGGGGCAAGCACATGTTCCATCCACTCACCGAACGCCTTGAGCCATGCAGGCGTAGGCGGTGGCCCGGCGGCGGGCACCATGCTGAACTGCAGTTCGCCATCGGCACGCAACGCGCGATGCGCCGCGATCAGCCGTTCATCGGTCGCTGTACTGACGCCACCCATGTCTTAAAGCCCCCGCATGTACCCGACATACCTTAATCACTATCCAGTGCAATCAATTCAGCAGGTGACATTCGCGCGAAAATAAGACAGCAATTGCGGCGGGGATGAATAGGGGGAGAGTATATATGGCGACCACCGCAGGCTGGACCGAGGAACGCTCGTTCTCGATCGGCAAGATATTGCGCCGCGCTTTCGGCGTAATGGGCGATAACCCCGTTCCCGTATTCGGCATCGCTTTTTTCTTCGGCGCGTTGCCGCAGCAGCTATATACCTACTTGGTTAACCCGGCGATGCTCGCGGCCAATCCGAACAATGCGGTGCCCGGGATCATCTTGTCGATTGGATCATCCGTCGTATTCCTGATGTTCGGAATGTTGGTGCAGGGTGCTATTGTACGTGCGACGGCAGCCTATGCAAATGGATCGCGCGCAACATTCGGGGAAAGCGTTGGGACCGGGCTGTCTATGGCATTGCCGCTAATCGGCCTGACCATTCTGCTGATCCTCGGCCTGATGCTCGGCTTTATTCTTCTCGTGATCCCCGGCATCATGCTCTACATCATGTGGTCCGTAGCAGCGCCAGCGTTGGTCGTCGAAGAAACCGGCGTGTTTGCCGCGTTCGGGCGGAGCCGCTTCCTCACCAAAGGCGCGCGCTGGAAGATATTCGGGCTCCAGATCCTATTGGTGGTCGTGTTCATGCTGCTCTCGTCAGTGGTCGGCGTGATGATGGTCGCGAGCGGCGGCTTGCAAAACTTGGCCGCGCAGATGGCCGATGGCCAACTGCCCGTGAGTTATATTATAGCTGCAGTCATAAGCGGCACTTTGATGACGGCGTTCTGGAGCGCGACGCAGACCAGCCTCTACATTTCCCTACGTGAGTGGAAGGAAGGTCCGCAGGCCGAAGCACTGGCCAACGTGTTCGCCTGATAGGCTAAGCTACAAGCTTTGGATCATGGATCGCCTGCCTCTCGGCTCAATCGCTACGTCCTGTTGCTCCGTTCGCAAAGCTTGCCAGTCTCGTAGGCGAGCAATGGGGGGCCTTAGTGTTTCCGCGTATTGGTGTTGATGGTGGCTATGGTCACGCTGTACCCAGCCGCCTCCGCGCAACCCAACGCAACGCCTAACAAGTCAGGACGCCGTATCCGGCGCGACAACCGGTCGACGTTTAGTGTCAGTCGAAGAATCTACTTAGCAGACGGGCCGCTGCTGGCTAAACCATACCTACGGGCGCGTTATAGGGTAAAAGATATAACGATAGATTGATCGGCTTACCAAATGTACATTTTCGCTCTTCTGAGCCGGAAAGCAGACTGTCGCAAATCCACCCACCTCTGCGCTTTGGGAGGGGTGAAGGTCGCGGGAGTCTCGAAGATGCTGCCGGTCCGGTTTACGTTCGCACCAAATCCGACGTCATAAGGGCGCTAACGGGTGGGGAGCGGAACGTCCGGTATTGGGCTGAGCATCGGAGATAGCTGCCGCTGAATGGCTTCCCGCTTGCGATAATGCGGGGTAGGAAAGGCGATGGATAATCTACAACGAGCCAGCGTATCTTTGTTGATCGACGAGGATGATCTCGTCCCATCAGAAATTACAGCCCTGTTGGGTGCAGAGCCACGCTTGGGGGTTGCGAAAGGCGAGAAATTTCTTGGTAGCCACGGAAAATGTACCGAAGCGAGCACTGGAAAGTGGCAGCTTGGTGGTGACTGGAACACTCCTGTCGATCTCAATGACCAAATATCAACGCTGTTAGCAAGGCTGACGGATGACCTCGAAGTATGGAAATATCTTACTGCGCGCTACCACTGCTACATGAGTGTTGGCGGATATTTCGTTGATTGGACCGGCGGGATCACGTTGGCTCCTCAGACCTTAGGCGCACTATCGGCGCGCGGGCTTGCCATAGATTTTGACCTCTATGCCCACACTGCCTCCGAATAATTTCCCGAAGTCCGCTTTTGGCATCAAGGCTAGATAAGCAGAGCGACCAAAATTGGTCGATGGGAGAAGCGATCGTCGTCTCCCACGCTGTTCAGCCCTTGGGAGTAACCCAGACCTCGACTGGCGCCACGAATTTTCCCGGCGCAGGCTTGCCCACATGGACGCGATCGGCGGCGACCAGCTCACCAGTTTCCAAATTGAAGCTGGCCCATGGTTTGGGCATACGACCAAAGGTCATCTTCTGAATGGGCTGGCCGGTGGCGGAATTCATGATGGTTGCGACGATGCTCATAGACGTGCCAAAATGGGTCGAATTCTACGATAGTTATGCCTCAGTGAGGGCTTCCATTACCGCATCGATATCGCCCTTCACGACGATGTAATTTCCCTTTTCGAAATTCACCGCGCTGGCTTATTTCCGCCTCTATATCGCCGGACGAAACTTACACGATCCGCATTGATGGCGACCAGATCGCCATCGGGCGTTTCGAATTTGACGTAGCCGTTCATGGCAACCTACGCCTGAGAGGCGGTAGCATCAGGAGCAACGCCCTTTTTCGCTGTGTGCTTCGCAAGTAGTCTGTCCAGTTCCGCTATACGGAGGCGCTGTGGCGTGCCTTTGGCAAGACCTTTCAGTCTGCACTCTGCCCAAAGGCTCCGGCGCTCTGACTCCAATGTTTTGCGGTATAGATCAGCCATGCGTTCTCCAAGTCACGGATAGATGTTTCGCGTCGGTTCAATGGGCTACCTTAGCAGATCATCCGCTGGTGCGGCCATAGTCGGGCTTCGACTCATCCGCAGAAAAGTCTATTGTCGGCGATAGCGAGGGAAAAGGAGAAACAATGGCCGCATCAATTTCGATGGACGAGCAACGTGAGCACTTTGCTTATTGCGTTCAACTGTTTGGGGGCACCACCGCCTTCTCGCGGCGCCTTGGCATCGACGAGCGGGCCGTACGCCGTTTTATCAATGGTGAGCGGCCTCTTGGTGCTGGACTTCTGGAAGACACCGCGAAGGCGCTACGCCTGCTTATCGCTGATGCGACCACGGCGGAAGCGCAAATTACCGGCACACTGACTGCTGCCGATCCGTCTTAATGTGATCCATCAGACGCATACGGTTAGCTTGCGAGTGCAGACCGTCCGCACCCAGGATCGAAAACTGGCGGCTGGACGGCCGATAAGGGTCGCTACTCCGGGGAACATACAGCGCGTAGACATGCGCGGAGCCAACGATGGGTTGGATCTGCATCCAGCCGTGGGTGCCAGACCATCGATACGGTAAAGCCCGTCGTGGTAACCGGCACCGGAAAGCTGAACATGCCATCTCGAAGCGCCGCCGTGTGCAATTCGGGTACGGTCGCGATCAGGTCTGAATTTCTTGCGATGGCCAAGGCGGTCGCAAATCCGCCCACGGAACTTCCAACCCGCCGTGAGTATCCGTCTGGCAGGAAGGGCCGTTCCACGGCGTCTTCATCCAAGCCAGTGCGAGAGACGACGATATGTAGTGCAGCCGCGTAGCTCCTGGCGGTAAGGGCCTTGCCAGCAAGCGGATGCGCCGCCCTGACCACACCGATCAATCTGTCCCTGAACAGGGCTTGGGCGCGCAGTTCAGGTCCCATCATTGGCTCGACGACAGCCGTCTCCAGGACGATACGTCCGTTACGGAGCGGAGCACTGTCCTTGTCGGGTTTCTGAAGGAAATTGAGGCGAAGCCCTGGAGCTTCGGCACTGACGCGCGCCAACAGGCGGGGTCCAAAATTCTCGACGAAGCCATCTGCGGTACGTAGGGTGAATGTGCGCGTTATCGTCGACAGGTCGAGCGCCTCTGCAGGTCTCAACAGGGCCTGGCTGTCCTGAACGAGCGCACCGACACGTTCGCGTAGTTCCTGCGCGCGCGGGGTGGGGACGAGGCCGCGACCTGCCCGTACCAGAAGCGGGTCTCCCGTCGCATCCCGCAAGCGCGACAACGTACGGCTCATCGCCGACGGGCTCAGGCGCAGGCGCCTCGCAGCCCTTGCGACGCTTCCTTCTTCCAGCAGCACGTCCAGGGCGACGAGGAGGTTCAGGTCAGGTGTCTGCATCACCCGATACTGGCATGAGGTGGCGTTGTACGCACGAACAAGTTGCAAATACTGCGTCTTCCGCCTGTCTCCGCGGCCCCGTAAATTCCTGTTGGACAGTCGGGATCGAGCGAACTCTACCGACAGGAGGAAGAAATGGCGAAAACTATGCTGGTCTCGGCGATGGCGGCGATCAGTGCTCAATGGGGCCCACTGACCACCGAGCAGGTTGCGGCGGCCCGGGTCCAGATGGAAGCACTGGCGGCAGCTTCGCCGGATGAACCGTGGCTCGCGGATTTGCACCGAGACCAGCCAGCCAGCCGCGAACTCTATCGCGATCCCATCCACGGCTTCGTCCTTCTGGCCCATTTCGAACCGGCAGCGCTTTATCGCCCGCCTCACGACCATGGGCGAAGCTGGGTTATCTACGCTGTCCAGCAAGGCGAGAGCGAGATGGGTACATATGGCCGCGCGGCGAGTCCGGCTGGTGAGGCACGGCTCGTAAAGCGCAATAAGACACTCGTGAAGCCAGGTGAGGCGCAGGTCTATCTGCCCGGCGACATTCACGATACGCTGTGCGTGGCAGGGCCGACGCTGCTCTTCCGCTTTACGGAGCGCGATCTCAAGGCCGAGGATTTGGTCGCGCACCAGATCACACGCTATGTGCAGCGCGACGGCTTCTGGTGCGAACCGTGACCGCGTTGCCGCTCGCTGCGAGTGCTGGCGACGCCACCGGTGGGTGGGACGGCTGCGGGATCGTCGCTGTGCTGGGAGCCATGGCGCTTGCCGTGCTCGACGCCGCCATCGCGAATGTCGCGCTGCCGACGATCGGACGCTCTCTGGCGGTCACGCCTGCCATGGCGATACGCGTCGTGACCGCTTACCAACTGGGCGTGGTCATCATGCTGTTGCCGGCTGCCGCACTGGGCGAAAGCATAGGTCTCCGTCGTGTCTTCACCGCAGGCGTCGTGCTCTTCACCGGCGCATCTCTCCTT encodes:
- a CDS encoding RDD family protein, with translation MRWPFRRRSTSVASLHRNFLTPEGVDLRLELGSAGARATAFLLDALILLLTLIAVTIFVALMGYAGARAEIFSILWLVGFFFLRNGWFILFEMSGRGATPGKRLLGLRVVARDGARLTGGAVIARNALREIEVFLPLSFLGMQASQSAADGFLTLFALSWSGIFLFFPLFNRDRLRVGDLLAGTWVVNDARSKLGTDLTVSERDQPSRIFSEAALNLYGIYELQTLEEVLRKGREDAIATVAATIRYKAGIADDGDDDGFLSDYYAALCVRLERGIMIGRRRENKNTGSH
- a CDS encoding stage II sporulation protein M; this translates as MTAIVEVTQTDSGPLVNASRFRAAHQSDWEGLDLLLTRMEKRSVRSLTDEDILALPLLYRSALSSLSVARETSLDRALVTYLEQLCTRAYFQIYGVPTSAVRQIRQFFARGWPIAVQALWRETVACFLLTVAGAVAGYWLVASDSSWFYSIIPNAIAGGRDPSASVETLRATIYGKQESGMLATFAVYLFTHNSQIAIFAFALGFAFAVPTVLLLVYNGLMLGAMLAVFAQKGLGFGFAGWLAIHGSTELFAIMLSGAAGIRIGMAVAFPGRAARTEAAVDAGRSAAIAVAGVVCMLLVAGLLEGIGRQTIQSDAMRYGIGIAALAGWLGYFYLPRRRA
- a CDS encoding DUF58 domain-containing protein, which codes for MIYPTRTAILTAAAGVPVTLLVAMLVPGRWYAALAWPVAVLVLTLVDGMRGAKPGQVAAHVEAPRHTSVGATVDAVLIVALAGAAPARLQFALQTGALIEQGEDDLLWLELVQGKGAAIVPLKAVRRGTARVDHLWLRWRGSLGLAWKQRELSLDTAIAILPDVRPVHERGAQIFQRNALQGLMTQVARGDGTDFDALVEFRSGMDRRAIDWKQSARHVKLHAKEYRTERNNQIVFAVDCGRQMSEPIAGLTRLDRVVSAMLLTAWVALKLCDRVSLHAFDSRPRIASGLVSSAGAFSELQRLAARIDYSSEETNYSFALSSLAARLTRRSMIVLFTEFTDLTSAEFMARAAARLVEKHLLLVVVLRDEELEAILGAAPQTSDDVTRSVTAAALLRDRLMVLTRLRHLGAHVIESEHDRVADRLVQGYVDLKRRNLL
- a CDS encoding AAA family ATPase; the protein is MIVEDVRALASGIRQEVGRAVVGQEPTVELMLVALFCGGHILLEGPPGTAKTLLAQSFARAVGLDFGRIQFTPDLMPGDIIGANLFNFQTSNFTLTRGPIFTELLLADEINRTPPKTQAALLEAMQERTVTIDGESLSLGDRFMVVATQNPIEQQGVYPLPEAQLDRFLFKQTVGYPDAAEERRIIATHGSHRRTMDPASWGVTAVADATRIGQAVAAVANVTLVDEVIDYITALIRATRVVADLQSGASPRAGAMLAGAARARAALDGRDFVIPDDVKALAPALLRHRLILSPAAEIDGRMIEDVVTAIIETIEAPR
- a CDS encoding DUF4350 domain-containing protein; the protein is MNDVAGDTAGDGLFRGRTVALLLALGILTFIGLLLLGAYAPDLRSGRHGGAHALSDAATGYSGLVTLAHATGRSSRIVRDPHLFNTEDLLVITPEGGATNISTALHGREAKPTLFVLPKWQTAPDPGHSGWVRRSGLIPLFEPIGVLSPGYRFAMRRHRSRGVPLITSTIPSTIRFKSPRPLQVITAMEANQNEDGTTRILHPLITDGQGGTVLAQLGDGPLYVLADPDILSNMGMRDVMNAASALALLDWMNSNPPSGIAFDVSMNGFGHSQSPLKLLFEPPFLAMTLAITAALLLAGVHAFGRFGPIRPRQRAIAFGKAALVDNSAALIRKAGREARMGGRYAAVIRERAATAFGAPARLPDSALDAYLDGPKGTHKFTDLAGAAKAANDRQSLLDAARALHAWQKEKIR
- a CDS encoding DUF4129 domain-containing protein; translated protein: MGGVSTATDERLIAAHRALRADGELQFSMVPAAGPPPTPAWLKAFGEWMEHVLAPVGRFFWWISSFMPDAPYAKIILWSLIAAAAVLLLWTIYDRVRHGVWQLPRLPRRRFATAAQIGADDTWSPKAAPARAWLKEADALAAQGRFADAVHHLLMRSVEDLARRRPQIVRPALTSRELAAIEAIPSAPRRLFAEIATVVERSLFGERPVNADEWALCRSAYTNFAQPRSWAG
- a CDS encoding DUF4279 domain-containing protein, which produces MDNLQRASVSLLIDEDDLVPSEITALLGAEPRLGVAKGEKFLGSHGKCTEASTGKWQLGGDWNTPVDLNDQISTLLARLTDDLEVWKYLTARYHCYMSVGGYFVDWTGGITLAPQTLGALSARGLAIDFDLYAHTASE
- a CDS encoding LysR family transcriptional regulator, with protein sequence MQTPDLNLLVALDVLLEEGSVARAARRLRLSPSAMSRTLSRLRDATGDPLLVRAGRGLVPTPRAQELRERVGALVQDSQALLRPAEALDLSTITRTFTLRTADGFVENFGPRLLARVSAEAPGLRLNFLQKPDKDSAPLRNGRIVLETAVVEPMMGPELRAQALFRDRLIGVVRAAHPLAGKALTARSYAAALHIVVSRTGLDEDAVERPFLPDGYSRRVGSSVGGFATALAIARNSDLIATVPELHTAALRDGMFSFPVPVTTTGFTVSMVWHPRLDADPTHRWLRACLRAVCSPE